A window of Coraliomargarita sinensis genomic DNA:
CCAGAGTCGGCAGCACCTGGCAAATCATCTACTTCCTCACCTTCCGCGATGGGGCGCGTCGTGAAAGCGATGTTGAATTCGGAATCAACCTTACCCTCGCCGATCCGGAATCGGGCATTTAAGTCATGGAAGAAGCACTTGTTCCCAATAATGATTTTGCGATCCGGCTGCCCGCGTTCGAGGGGCCTTTGGATCTGCTGCTGTACCTGATCCGGAGGAACGAAGTCGATATCTACGACATCCCCATCCAGCGGGTGACCGAGCAGTATATCGAGATTCTGGGATCCATGGAAAAACTCGACCTTGAGATCGCCGGGGAGTTTTTCGTCATGGCTTCGACCCTGATGTATATCAAAAGCCGCATGCTGCTGCCCAAAAAGGACCAGGGAGCCAACGAGGATGTGGAAGACGAAGAGCTCGATCCACGCTGGGAACTCGTCCAACAGCTACTGGAATACCGCAAGTTCAAGGAAGCTGCGGAAGACATCCAGAAACTGATCCTCAACAGCAACGACCTCATTGCCCGCATCGGCCCGAAAGAAGCGGTCGAAGCCGTCGAACGCCCTTTGAAACCCGTCGACCGGGTCGACTTATGGAATACCTTCAATCAGGTGCTACGCCGTTTGGCCGAGCGCATAACCGAGGGGGAAATCCATGCCGAGCAGGTGACGGTGGCCGACCGGATGGAGTTGATCCTGAAACGGATCGAAGAGGAACCGAATTTTCTCTTTTCCGAGCTTTTCGAATCGACCACCACATTGACGACCATCGTCGCCTCCTTCCTGGCCGTTCTGGAACTGACTCGACTCGGTAAAATCCGCCTGCAGCAAGATGTTGCTTTTGCCGATATACGTTGCGAACGTGCGGAATAATTCCATAGCGAAAACCTCTCAATCACCATGAAACGTATACCACAGCAAAACGACCAAAGTCAGCCAAAGGCCAAGGCCCACTTGGTCGGCGTCGGCCTCGACAACTCAGACGGCCACAAGCGTATCACCCAGGCAGAGCGTTTCGCCATTGTCGGGGGATCCGAGGAGACCCACGGCCGCATGACGGAAACCGTCGTCAAAACCTTTGAGACCCTCGACCGAAAGGGAAAAAGTCTCGAAGAAGTTGAAAAACAGGAACTCGCGGAGATCATCCATAAGAATACGCCGAATTAAGCCACTGGCTTGACAGTACGGCTTGCACTTAATATCACACCTACCAATGAGCGATACCCCAGACCCAAACAAACCGCAGTCCGAATCCTCACAGGATTCGGCACCTGAAAGCACCCCTCAGGAGCCGCAGGCTGCGTCTCCAGTCAAAGCGCCTTCCAAACCGGTCAAACCACCCTCGAAGCCGACGCCGAAGCCCATTTCCATCACACCGACGGAAAAGAAGGAAGCGCCTGCCAGCAAGCCCGACACATCCATCACTTTTGATGAGGGGCCGGCAGATGACACCCCGAGCACGGCTATGCTGGTCGTCGACGGCCTGGCGGCCGTCATCGCAATTACCTTCACCGTCCTCATCGTACGGGACGCGATGCCTTTCCTATAAGTAATACAAAATAAGATACGACACATGTCTGATAAAATCACCGAACTCGACAGTTCTAACTTCGAATCTACCGTATCCGCTGGTTCCGCTCCGGTCGTTGTTGATTTCTGGGCGCCATGGTGTGGCCCCTGTAAAGCAATTGCTCCCATTCTCGAAGAATTGGCGGATGAACTCGGCGACGCCGTAAAAATCTGCAAGGTCAACGTGGACAATAACAGCGATATCGCTGGTAAATATGAGATCCGCGCCATCCCCACCATCCTGATTTTCAAGGACGGCAAGGTAGCCGACACCGTTGTCGGCCTTTCCTCCAAAGAAGATCTCAAGGCAAAGCTGGCCTAGTTACGGCACAAGACCGCAGTTCTAAACTTTATCCAAACCGCCGAGCGCAAACTCGGCGGTTTTTTTGGGCACAGCGTCAAAGGATCCGTTGGTGAAATAAACAATCAAACCACCCGGCTCGCTTCGCATATCACTCTGAACCTGTTCCAGAAGAGCTGAATTTTCGTCAAACGCACGGGCGGCAAGACCGCCGGCAGCCAGACGGCTGGCTATGTGACCGGTGTCCAACCGCTCCTCCGGTGGTATGCGTTCCGCGCGATGAACCGGGCCCAGATAGACGCGGTCGGCTCCGCTCAGCGCCTCGGTAAAACCGGATTCAAAGCGTTTGGTCACGGCGCTGTTACTGCGGGGCTCGAAACAAGCGGTCAGAGTCGCCTCCGGGTAAGCCGCGCGCAATGCTTCGATCGCTCCGGCAACGGCTGTCGGGTGATGCGCGAAATCCTCGATCACCGTCCAGGCCGGGGTCCTGGCCAGCACATCCTGTCGCCGCTTGACTCCGTTAAAATGATCCAGACTGGATAAGTCCAGCTGGGTCGGGTCTTCAAGCCCCTCTGCCAGTGCCGCCGCCAGGGCAGCCATCGCGGCATTGCGTGCGTTAAAAAGACCGTGCATCGACCAGCCGACCTGAGCCCACAGCTTTTCCTTCCAGACCAGATCAAAACTTGCCCCCTCGGGACTGTCCCGGAAATTGCGAATCAGCAGATCACTCTCTGGACCAGTACCCACGCGGTGAACTTGGGTCCACGAGACCGGAAGCAGACTGGTCAGATTCTCGTCGTCCGTATTGACCAGCACATGGCCGGAGCCGGGCACAATACGTAAAAAGTGCCGGAAGGTCCGCTTCACATCTTCCAGATCCCGAAAGATGTCGGCGTGATCAAACTCCAGGTTATTCAAGACTGCGACCTGTGGACGATAATGGATGAACTTACTGCGCTTATCAAAAAAAGCGGAGTCATACTCATCCCCTTCAATCACAAAAGGGCGGCCTTCCCCCAGACATGCGCCGCTGGATAAGTCATTCGGCAGACCACCGATCAACCAGCCGGGCCGGGCACCGGTCTGTTTGAGTAAATACGCAGTCAATGTCGAAGTCGTTGTCTTGCCGTGCGTTCCGGCAATCACCACAGGCCTCCGGCCCGCCAGAATCGTTTGATGAAAGAGCTGAGGAAGCGACACATAGGAAATGTCTGATTGATCGAGCACCCACTCGACCTCAACATTCCCGCGGCTCATGGCATTGCCGATCACGATTTGATCGGGCTTGAGCTCCGCCAAACGCTCGGCACTGAAGCCTACCAGGACCTCGATGCCCGCATCGGCGAGAACATCCGACATAGGCGGGTAAATCCCGCTGTCGGCCCCGAGCACTTCATGGCCCTGCTCTTTGAGCAGCAATGCGGCGTTGCCCATGGCCGTCCCGCAAATGCCCATGAAGTAGACGCGCATCAGTTTATCCGGTAATTTCTGCGTACTCCGCCACCTGAGACACATTCAGTGTCTTATCGATGCGTTTGGCAAAGCCGGCCAGCACCTTGCCCGGTCCGCATTCGTAGAAGTCGGACAATTCGTTTTCGGAAGCCATGTTACGCAAACAGTCTTCGAAACGAACGGAGGATACGATCTGCTTGACCAGGCAATCTTTGATGGTGTCCGGTTCCGAGACACGCCCGCCGGTCACATTGGTGTACACTTCGACCGTGGGGGCTTTGAATTCAAAGTCCTCAATGAATTGGGCAAACGCATCGCGCGCCGAAACCATGAGGCGGCTGTGATAGGCACCGGCCACATTGAGCGGCTTGCAAAGCTTGAATCGGCCCTTGGACGCGGCGACCGCTTCCATGACCTTATCGTGCTCACCAGAGATAACGATTTGTCCGGGGCAGTTCAGATTGGCGATCTCGATATCAAACTCCTCGCAGAAAGCGCGCACATCCTCGGCGCTTCCACCGATGACCGCCGCCATGGTGCCCTTGGTGGCATCACAGGCGAGCTGCATCAGACGACCGCGCTCGGCTACAAGCTTCAAGCCGGTGCTGAAGTCGTAAACACCTGCGGCTGCAAGCGCCGTCAGTTCACCCAGGCTCAGGCCGCAGGCCGCTTTGAATTCCTCGAGTTTTCTCTGCTCCTGCAGCAGGGCGAATATCGCGTAGCCCTGTACGTAGAGGGCCGGCTGGCAGACCTTTGTCTCGGTCAGCGCCTCGTCCGGTCCCTCGAAACAAATTTTCTTCAAATCCCATCCGAGCACCTCGTTGGCCTGATCGTAAAGTGCCTCGGCGGTCTTTGAATGTTCACACAGGGAGCGGCCCATGCCGATCTGTTGTGCGCCCTGTCCGGAAAAAAGTAGTCCTATTGCCATAGTTATCTCTGAGCTAGCGTTAATCTGGTTGAAAAGATGCTAGCGAAACGTTCTGGACTGCAAGAGCAACAAGGAAGTCACAAACAGAAAGGAAGCTTTACCTGACTGTCCTCTTGAGGTCTATTCTAACGAAACTTCTGACCTAATTTTTTTGAATGAATTCTATCGACCTTGAAGCCCACTGGACGGAACTGCGTGAGCGTGCCGAACAAATCGTGGCGCAGGAACCCGTTCTGCAAATTCTGCTCAACGAAACCGTGCTGGACCGCAGCAGTTTTGCCGAGTGCCTGACCTATCGCATCACGCGAAAACTTGTGAATCACGGCGCCTCGATCGAGGTTCTCCACAACGTTTTCATGGAGGCCTTCGAGAATTCCCCCTCGATCCTCGAACAGGTGGCCTGCGACATGATTGCCGCCAATGAGCGCGACCCCGCCTGCCCGGACGTGCTGACCCCCCTGCTCTATTTCAAGGGATTCCAGGCGCTGGTCTGCTATCGAATTTCCCACTATCTTTGGAAAGTCGCGCGCAGGGACTTTGCCCTCTACCTGCAAAGCCTCATAGCCGAGACCTTCAGTGTCGACATCCATCCGGCAGCGGAAATTTCCTGCGGCATCCTGCTCGACCACGCTACCGGGTTTGTGGCCGGAGAAACGGCGGTCATCGAGCACGACGTCTCTATCCTCCACGAGGTGACACTCGGCGGCACCGGCAAGGAACGCGGTGACCGGCACCCCAAGGTTCGGTCCGGAGTGCTGCTCGGTGCCGGTGCCAAGATCCTCGGCAATGTGGAAATCGGTGAAGGCTCGAAAGTCGGTGCCGGCAGCGTGGTGCTGAAGGATGTGCCGCCCCATGTCAGCGTAGCCGGCGTCCCGGCTAAAATCATAGGCAAAATGAAGGTACCCAACCCGGCGCACGACATGCGCCACTAAGAGCAACTCTTTCCGATTTATGACTACCTTTCTTGCGGTTACTGAAACACAAGGTGCGCTCTGGAGCATCTGCTTCGCCGTCGGTGCCGGATGCCTGCTGACGGTTCTTTCCCGGCGCTTGCACCTCCCCACCATTGTGCTGTTGCTCCTGGGCGGTTTTGCCATGGGGCCGGAGGGTCTCCACCTGATCGAGCCGGATGCACTCGGTGCCTATCTACCCATGATCGTCTCGATGGCGGTCGGCCTAATTCTTTTTGAAGGGGGGCTGACTCTCGATCTGAAGGAGTTTACCCACACCTCCGCCGTGATCAAACGGCTTCTTACCGTCGGGGTTCTCATCACCTGGTTTGGTGCCGCACTGACCGCCTGGCTGGTGTTCGACACCTCCCCCTCCTATGCACTCCTGATGGGGAGCTGTGTGATCGTGACCGGCCCCACCGTAATCGTGCCACTACTGCGCCGGGTGCGCGTACACCAAAAGCTCAGCAGCATTCTCCACTGGGAAGGTGTCCTGATCGACTCGATCGGTGTCTTTATCGCGATTCTCTGTTTCGAGTGGGTGGTCGAAGGCGGCGGCACCGTTGCCCTGCCTAATTTTATCATCCGTGTGGTCAGCGGGGTTGGTATCGGCATGGCCGGGGGGTATGCCATTTACTGGATGATGAAGCGCGGCTGGGTGCCGGATAACATCGTCAACGCCTTCAGTGTGGCCAGCGCAATGCTGATCTTTGGCGCAACTGAGATCATCAAGCCGGAAGCCGGCCTTCTATCGGTCACCATTGCCGGCCTGATCGTGGGCCTGAAGAAGCCGCGCCAGTTGCGGGAAATTAAAGCTTTCAAGGCTGAAATCGTCGACCTCTTGATCGGGATGCTTTTCATCCTGCTGGTCGCGCGACTTGAGCTCCAGCAGTTCAAAGACTTCTTCCTCATGGGCGGTGGCTGGATTTTATTCTCTGTCATTTTGCTCATTCGCCCGGCCAGTGTGATTGTCTCATCCTGGGGCACGCCGCTGAATGCCAGGGAAAAGGCGCTTCTCAGTTGGGTCGCCCCCCGCGGCGTGGTC
This region includes:
- a CDS encoding segregation and condensation protein A, which produces MEEALVPNNDFAIRLPAFEGPLDLLLYLIRRNEVDIYDIPIQRVTEQYIEILGSMEKLDLEIAGEFFVMASTLMYIKSRMLLPKKDQGANEDVEDEELDPRWELVQQLLEYRKFKEAAEDIQKLILNSNDLIARIGPKEAVEAVERPLKPVDRVDLWNTFNQVLRRLAERITEGEIHAEQVTVADRMELILKRIEEEPNFLFSELFESTTTLTTIVASFLAVLELTRLGKIRLQQDVAFADIRCERAE
- the trxA gene encoding thioredoxin, whose product is MSDKITELDSSNFESTVSAGSAPVVVDFWAPWCGPCKAIAPILEELADELGDAVKICKVNVDNNSDIAGKYEIRAIPTILIFKDGKVADTVVGLSSKEDLKAKLA
- a CDS encoding UDP-N-acetylmuramate--L-alanine ligase; protein product: MRVYFMGICGTAMGNAALLLKEQGHEVLGADSGIYPPMSDVLADAGIEVLVGFSAERLAELKPDQIVIGNAMSRGNVEVEWVLDQSDISYVSLPQLFHQTILAGRRPVVIAGTHGKTTTSTLTAYLLKQTGARPGWLIGGLPNDLSSGACLGEGRPFVIEGDEYDSAFFDKRSKFIHYRPQVAVLNNLEFDHADIFRDLEDVKRTFRHFLRIVPGSGHVLVNTDDENLTSLLPVSWTQVHRVGTGPESDLLIRNFRDSPEGASFDLVWKEKLWAQVGWSMHGLFNARNAAMAALAAALAEGLEDPTQLDLSSLDHFNGVKRRQDVLARTPAWTVIEDFAHHPTAVAGAIEALRAAYPEATLTACFEPRSNSAVTKRFESGFTEALSGADRVYLGPVHRAERIPPEERLDTGHIASRLAAGGLAARAFDENSALLEQVQSDMRSEPGGLIVYFTNGSFDAVPKKTAEFALGGLDKV
- the fabD gene encoding ACP S-malonyltransferase encodes the protein MAIGLLFSGQGAQQIGMGRSLCEHSKTAEALYDQANEVLGWDLKKICFEGPDEALTETKVCQPALYVQGYAIFALLQEQRKLEEFKAACGLSLGELTALAAAGVYDFSTGLKLVAERGRLMQLACDATKGTMAAVIGGSAEDVRAFCEEFDIEIANLNCPGQIVISGEHDKVMEAVAASKGRFKLCKPLNVAGAYHSRLMVSARDAFAQFIEDFEFKAPTVEVYTNVTGGRVSEPDTIKDCLVKQIVSSVRFEDCLRNMASENELSDFYECGPGKVLAGFAKRIDKTLNVSQVAEYAEITG
- the cysE gene encoding serine O-acetyltransferase, translating into MNSIDLEAHWTELRERAEQIVAQEPVLQILLNETVLDRSSFAECLTYRITRKLVNHGASIEVLHNVFMEAFENSPSILEQVACDMIAANERDPACPDVLTPLLYFKGFQALVCYRISHYLWKVARRDFALYLQSLIAETFSVDIHPAAEISCGILLDHATGFVAGETAVIEHDVSILHEVTLGGTGKERGDRHPKVRSGVLLGAGAKILGNVEIGEGSKVGAGSVVLKDVPPHVSVAGVPAKIIGKMKVPNPAHDMRH